The following proteins are co-located in the Desulfovibrio sp. genome:
- a CDS encoding ATP-dependent helicase, whose amino-acid sequence MIDYAQALNEAQYEAATCGDGPVLVVAGAGSGKTRTIVYRLAWLAEHGIEPDAMLLLTFTRKAAQEMLHRAGLLLNQGLAGVQGGTFHAFGFGALRRWKPEWLGDRPFTVMDSADINEAVKHCKDQLKLGKGDRSFPKTQSIVGLLSKARNKELPLDEVLRREAFHLLPHADGLARLGDAYNAYRRDKGLLDYDDLLFELEALLRENPLAAASLRQRFSHILVDEYQDTNLVQARIVRLLAGPLDGPPGNVMAVGDEAQSIYAFRGANVRNILDFPTLFPGARVVRLEENYRSTKPVLDVANNLLSHAAESFRKNLFTRKEGGDPVRLVTPLSDMSQAKLVVRRVEELLATHLPHEIAVLFRAGFHSYNLEMALNQAGIAFRKYGGLRYTEAAHVKDVIAYARLLLNPLDLPAFARVAAQHSGIGPKTVEKLYAVARSGDQKSTEKAFAKFPGFLEDMRFVDDLRARPMPPSATLSSVLEHYRPRLEALYPEDWPRRQQGLEEIIQMASGYSELDLFVADLALEAPDDDEADSNEGKITLSTVHSAKGLEWNAVLIIDLVEDRFPSRHALARPEDFEEERRLMYVACTRARQCLDLYAPASLYNRAERGSQHVSQSPFVRELAPGMVEEWIEGFGGTLSRRSVGGVGFGRKTAMPPAGGLGGAQGFSGGLLPRPQRPPSHDAYDDCQLAPDDAPVNAPASGSGKQTFPFATPASAPAAAQGSSRPQAAGDGELCYCRHRIFGRGKIVRHLPPDKVQVNFPGFGLKVILSEYLILES is encoded by the coding sequence ATGATTGATTACGCTCAAGCCCTTAACGAAGCCCAGTACGAGGCAGCCACCTGCGGCGATGGCCCGGTTCTGGTTGTGGCAGGTGCAGGCAGCGGCAAAACCCGCACCATCGTCTACCGTCTGGCATGGCTGGCAGAGCACGGCATCGAACCTGACGCCATGCTCCTGCTCACCTTTACCCGCAAGGCCGCGCAGGAAATGCTGCACCGCGCGGGCCTGCTGCTCAATCAGGGGCTTGCGGGCGTGCAGGGCGGCACCTTCCACGCCTTTGGCTTTGGGGCGCTCAGGCGCTGGAAACCCGAATGGCTTGGCGACAGACCCTTCACAGTCATGGACTCCGCCGACATCAACGAGGCGGTCAAGCACTGCAAGGATCAGCTCAAGCTGGGCAAGGGGGACAGGTCGTTTCCCAAGACCCAGAGCATTGTGGGGCTACTGAGCAAGGCCCGCAACAAGGAGCTGCCGCTGGACGAAGTGCTGCGGCGCGAGGCCTTTCACCTGCTGCCCCATGCCGATGGTCTGGCACGGCTGGGTGATGCCTACAATGCCTACCGCCGCGACAAGGGCCTGCTGGATTACGATGATCTGCTGTTCGAGCTTGAGGCCCTGCTGCGTGAAAATCCGCTGGCGGCCGCCTCGCTGCGGCAGAGGTTCAGCCATATTCTTGTGGACGAATATCAGGATACCAACCTGGTTCAGGCCCGCATTGTGCGCCTGCTGGCAGGGCCGTTGGACGGCCCCCCAGGCAACGTCATGGCCGTGGGCGACGAAGCCCAGTCCATCTATGCCTTTCGCGGCGCCAATGTGCGCAACATATTGGACTTCCCCACGCTTTTTCCCGGCGCGCGTGTTGTACGGCTGGAAGAAAACTATCGCTCCACCAAGCCCGTGCTGGATGTGGCCAACAACCTGCTCTCCCACGCCGCAGAATCTTTCCGCAAAAATCTGTTCACGCGCAAGGAAGGCGGCGACCCGGTACGCCTTGTGACCCCGCTCAGCGACATGAGTCAGGCCAAGCTGGTGGTGCGCCGGGTTGAAGAACTGCTGGCTACCCATCTGCCGCACGAAATCGCGGTGCTGTTCCGCGCGGGCTTCCATTCCTATAATCTGGAAATGGCCCTCAATCAGGCGGGCATTGCCTTTCGCAAATACGGGGGGCTGCGCTATACCGAGGCTGCCCACGTCAAGGATGTTATCGCCTACGCCCGCCTGCTGCTCAACCCGCTCGACCTGCCCGCCTTTGCCCGCGTGGCGGCCCAGCACAGCGGCATTGGCCCCAAGACGGTGGAAAAACTCTATGCCGTGGCCCGTAGCGGCGACCAGAAATCCACAGAAAAAGCCTTTGCCAAGTTTCCGGGTTTTCTGGAAGACATGCGCTTTGTGGACGACCTGCGCGCCCGGCCCATGCCGCCCTCGGCCACGCTGTCGTCCGTTCTTGAGCATTACCGCCCTCGCCTCGAGGCCCTCTACCCGGAAGACTGGCCCCGCCGCCAGCAAGGGCTGGAAGAAATCATCCAGATGGCCTCCGGCTACAGCGAACTGGATCTTTTTGTGGCAGATCTGGCCCTTGAAGCGCCGGACGATGACGAGGCCGACAGCAACGAAGGCAAGATCACCCTTTCCACAGTGCATTCGGCCAAGGGGCTGGAGTGGAACGCCGTCCTGATCATTGATCTGGTGGAAGACCGCTTTCCTTCGCGCCACGCTCTGGCCCGGCCAGAAGATTTTGAAGAAGAGCGCCGCCTCATGTACGTGGCCTGCACCCGCGCGCGCCAGTGCCTTGACCTCTACGCCCCTGCCTCGCTCTACAACAGGGCCGAGCGTGGCAGTCAGCATGTGAGCCAAAGCCCCTTTGTGCGCGAGCTTGCGCCCGGTATGGTTGAAGAGTGGATTGAAGGCTTCGGCGGTACGCTCTCGCGCCGCAGCGTTGGCGGCGTGGGCTTTGGGCGCAAAACTGCCATGCCTCCTGCTGGCGGCCTTGGCGGCGCGCAAGGCTTTTCGGGCGGGCTTTTGCCGCGTCCGCAGCGCCCGCCGAGCCACGATGCCTATGACGATTGCCAGCTTGCGCCAGACGATGCGCCGGTGAATGCGCCAGCAAGCGGCTCGGGCAAGCAGACTTTTCCCTTTGCGACCCCCGCGTCCGCCCCTGCGGCAGCGCAGGGGAGTTCAAGGCCGCAGGCCGCAGGCGATGGCGAACTGTGCTACTGCCGTCACCGTATTTTCGGGCGCGGCAAGATCGTGCGTCATTTGCCGCCGGACAAGGTACAGGTGAATTTCCCCGGCTTCGGCCTCAAGGTCATCCTGAGCGAATATCTGATTCTGGAGAGCTGA
- the thiL gene encoding thiamine-phosphate kinase: protein MVPPHASPASHGSLSEDGILACLGRHFPQTGPSLLLGRGDDCAVLRGGKPLAVSSDLFLEDVHFRRSYFTPEETGYKALAVNVSDLAACGARPVAFTLCLGLPGWVDEPWLDAFFSGMAGLAKQHNMVLAGGDLSGCERLHISVTVWGEPADPGTFLVRGGSMPGDVLFVVGRLGLARVGLKALETQGRAALEQWPAACAAHLHPEPQVDAGLMLARAGFNARPPALMDVSDGIMRDLPRLLGLTGELSAAGQVSRGSLGAEIMLARGQLHPEVVSYAEAHGRNPVHEALLGGEDYALLGSCAPDMLPPLHAAIPRLTSVGVVTSGGGIVCNNEPLDNLADMHGFDHFERKGQEA from the coding sequence ATGGTTCCGCCCCACGCATCCCCTGCTTCTCATGGCTCTCTTTCTGAAGACGGCATTCTGGCCTGTCTTGGCAGACACTTTCCGCAGACCGGGCCTTCCCTGCTGCTGGGCAGGGGTGATGACTGCGCCGTGCTGCGCGGCGGCAAGCCCCTGGCCGTGAGCAGCGACCTTTTCCTGGAAGACGTGCATTTTCGCCGTTCGTATTTTACCCCTGAAGAAACAGGCTACAAGGCGCTAGCCGTCAATGTGAGCGATCTTGCGGCCTGCGGGGCGCGGCCCGTGGCCTTTACCCTGTGCCTCGGCCTGCCTGGCTGGGTGGACGAACCGTGGTTGGACGCGTTTTTCTCCGGCATGGCAGGTCTTGCCAAGCAGCACAACATGGTGCTGGCCGGGGGCGATCTTTCCGGCTGCGAGCGTCTGCATATTTCTGTGACCGTGTGGGGCGAGCCCGCCGACCCAGGCACCTTTCTTGTGCGCGGCGGCAGCATGCCCGGCGATGTGCTCTTTGTGGTGGGGCGGCTCGGTCTTGCCCGCGTGGGGCTCAAGGCCCTTGAAACGCAGGGTCGGGCAGCCCTGGAGCAATGGCCCGCCGCCTGCGCGGCACACCTGCACCCCGAGCCGCAGGTGGACGCGGGCCTCATGCTGGCGCGGGCCGGGTTCAACGCCCGCCCGCCTGCACTCATGGATGTTTCTGACGGCATCATGCGTGATCTGCCCCGGTTGCTTGGTCTTACGGGCGAGCTGAGCGCGGCGGGACAGGTCTCGCGCGGCAGCTTGGGGGCGGAAATTATGCTGGCCCGTGGGCAACTGCACCCGGAAGTAGTGAGCTATGCCGAAGCCCATGGCAGAAATCCCGTACACGAGGCCCTGCTGGGCGGCGAGGATTACGCCCTGCTGGGTTCGTGCGCGCCCGACATGCTGCCCCCCCTGCATGCAGCCATACCGCGCCTTACCAGCGTCGGTGTTGTGACCTCGGGCGGCGGCATTGTGTGCAACAACGAGCCGCTGGACAACCTGGCGGACATGCACGGCTTTGACCACTTTGAACGCAAAGGGCAGGAAGCCTGA
- a CDS encoding glycosyltransferase family 2 protein, with protein sequence MRAHIGVVCWNRLELTRLCLTSLLQKTPPGYGLTVVDNGSTDGTKEFLQSLASAHPHMRLHLLRRNMGVAVASNLAWDDAADADFYVKLDNDVEVLDPQWLNRLMRMLTDNPRLGMVGYKLCAKHEGTPLTLADGSPSLEVICCNGACACIPHAVHELLGFWNEGFGRYGYEDLEYSWRARRAGYTLAYAPQQDALRHHGTEPEFIDPEQERGKLSSHTSDISGTKAYLLYLLLYEQGVIPLKMGRKYLPSQAPEGLTFSLNPAHKALQRLMVRLINSVDTSQQGDLSQLDLRAWQNKGNPA encoded by the coding sequence ATGCGCGCTCATATCGGCGTAGTCTGCTGGAACAGGCTTGAGCTTACGCGGCTCTGTCTCACCAGCCTCCTGCAAAAAACCCCGCCGGGCTATGGGCTCACAGTGGTAGATAACGGCAGCACCGATGGCACAAAAGAATTTTTGCAATCGCTGGCCTCGGCGCATCCGCACATGCGCCTGCACTTGCTGCGCCGCAACATGGGCGTGGCCGTGGCCTCCAACCTCGCCTGGGACGACGCCGCCGACGCGGATTTTTACGTCAAACTTGATAATGACGTGGAAGTGCTCGACCCGCAGTGGCTGAACCGCCTCATGCGCATGCTGACCGACAATCCCCGCCTGGGCATGGTCGGATACAAGCTGTGCGCAAAGCATGAGGGTACGCCCCTGACTCTGGCCGATGGTTCGCCCTCGCTGGAGGTCATCTGCTGCAACGGAGCCTGCGCCTGTATTCCCCACGCTGTCCACGAACTGCTTGGTTTCTGGAACGAAGGCTTTGGCCGCTATGGTTATGAAGACCTTGAGTACAGCTGGCGTGCCCGCAGGGCTGGCTATACCCTGGCATACGCTCCCCAGCAGGATGCCCTGCGCCATCACGGCACAGAGCCGGAATTCATCGACCCGGAGCAGGAGCGCGGCAAGCTCTCCAGCCACACCTCGGATATTTCCGGCACCAAGGCCTACCTTCTGTACCTCCTGCTCTACGAACAGGGGGTCATCCCTTTGAAAATGGGCCGCAAATACCTGCCCTCACAAGCCCCTGAGGGATTGACCTTTTCGCTCAATCCGGCCCACAAGGCCCTGCAGCGCCTGATGGTTCGCCTTATCAACAGCGTGGACACCAGCCAGCAGGGCGACCTTTCGCAGCTTGACCTGCGCGCATGGCAAAACAAAGGAAACCCCGCATGA
- a CDS encoding class II aldolase/adducin family protein, which produces MSTTSQRSAAAPTTENQPSIPLELVEEFRSVCRDAWKQGLLSGCNGNASRRLGSHAPGLICVTRSGAAKGRLTAADCCLMDIATSVVVSGGPASTESGMHLAIYRARPDCSAILHTHPRRLLALSLRLAGRQEDFLRLPLFEAEVWRAKLGFAPALPPGTAKLADAVALAASGKDAVWMAGHGLCCLGRTLAEALCLAEELEHLAALQILATV; this is translated from the coding sequence ATGAGCACCACCTCGCAGCGGTCTGCAGCCGCGCCTACTACAGAAAACCAACCTTCCATTCCCTTAGAGCTGGTTGAAGAATTCCGCTCCGTCTGCCGCGATGCATGGAAGCAGGGCCTGCTGTCCGGCTGTAACGGCAATGCCAGCCGCAGGCTCGGCAGCCACGCGCCAGGGTTGATCTGCGTCACGCGCAGCGGCGCTGCCAAAGGCAGGCTGACCGCCGCCGACTGCTGCCTTATGGACATCGCCACAAGCGTTGTTGTATCCGGCGGGCCAGCATCCACAGAATCGGGCATGCACCTTGCCATCTACCGCGCCCGCCCAGACTGTAGTGCCATCCTGCACACCCATCCTCGCCGTCTGCTTGCCTTGAGCTTGCGGCTGGCGGGCAGGCAGGAGGACTTTTTGCGCCTGCCCCTTTTTGAAGCCGAAGTATGGCGGGCCAAGCTGGGCTTTGCCCCTGCTCTGCCCCCCGGCACTGCAAAACTTGCAGACGCCGTGGCTCTGGCTGCCAGCGGCAAGGATGCCGTGTGGATGGCCGGACATGGCCTGTGCTGCCTGGGGCGCACCCTGGCCGAAGCCCTGTGCCTGGCTGAAGAACTGGAACATCTGGCCGCGCTACAGATACTCGCCACAGTGTAG
- a CDS encoding DUF4198 domain-containing protein: MHIRSHLCVALAIMGLMVSSSAALAHEFILKPDTATPAAGQKTRMQAQAAHVFMVSEEAENPANVRLYLLQGDKKTDIALVEDKALVSLVGDFTLAQNGPAMLVGHRLPQIWCETTQGEMEGSRAALEAKGMKVKSSGKYEKFAKTLLNPASNDTLFGKALGQDLELVLLTNPADIKPGAPLNVQVLLRGKPVPNATVGLTHDAFSKDQDTYKSKAQTDAQGKASFTVDKPALWMLRTTVVEKTPSTDADEHHLRATYVFPVK; the protein is encoded by the coding sequence ATGCATATCCGTTCGCACCTCTGCGTCGCTCTGGCCATTATGGGTCTTATGGTTTCCAGCTCTGCCGCCCTGGCCCACGAATTCATCCTCAAGCCCGACACGGCAACCCCTGCAGCCGGGCAGAAAACCCGCATGCAGGCGCAGGCAGCCCATGTGTTCATGGTCAGCGAAGAAGCCGAAAACCCCGCCAACGTGCGTCTGTACCTCTTGCAGGGCGACAAAAAAACCGACATCGCCCTTGTGGAAGACAAGGCGCTCGTTTCGCTGGTGGGCGACTTCACCCTCGCGCAGAACGGCCCCGCCATGCTGGTGGGCCACCGCCTGCCCCAGATATGGTGCGAAACAACGCAGGGTGAAATGGAAGGCAGCCGCGCCGCCCTTGAAGCCAAGGGCATGAAGGTCAAATCCTCCGGCAAGTATGAAAAATTCGCCAAGACCCTGCTCAATCCCGCCAGCAACGACACCCTGTTCGGCAAGGCACTTGGCCAGGATCTGGAACTTGTGCTGCTGACCAACCCCGCAGACATCAAGCCCGGCGCCCCCCTGAACGTACAGGTGTTGCTGCGCGGCAAGCCCGTGCCCAATGCCACTGTGGGCCTGACCCACGATGCCTTCAGCAAGGATCAGGATACCTACAAATCCAAGGCGCAAACCGATGCGCAGGGCAAGGCCTCCTTTACCGTGGACAAGCCCGCCCTGTGGATGCTGCGCACCACTGTGGTGGAAAAGACCCCCAGCACGGATGCAGATGAGCACCATCTGCGCGCCACCTATGTGTTCCCCGTAAAGTAG